In Alligator mississippiensis isolate rAllMis1 chromosome 10, rAllMis1, whole genome shotgun sequence, one DNA window encodes the following:
- the LOC102558516 gene encoding hydroxysteroid 11-beta-dehydrogenase 1-like protein A: MAAVRLLVPVLIGLCAYYFYSQETLSADMVQGKRVLVTGSSTGIGEQIAYEFARMGAHLIITARREKQLKEVAKKCLELGASSARYVVADMNNLSSAQEVIEEAGSKLGGLDYLVLNHVGGLDSFGPFQGDMTEVTSSMTVNFLSYVQLTASAMTMLKESQGSIIVISSMSGRIGDPFALSYSAAKFALEGFYSSLRRELNLQQINLSVTIAVLGYIDTENAVNAFADKITMTANPKEECAQEVVRAGVLRHREVVYPYWSLQPLLLLRDWMPGLVEKLLDQFYILENII, encoded by the exons AtggctgcagtcaggcttcttgTCCCTGTCCTCATCGGCCTGTGTGCATATTATTTCTACAGCCAAGAAACTTTATCTGCAG ATATGGTGCAAGGGAAGCGTGTGCTGGTCACAGGTTCAAGCACTGGGATTGGGGAACAAATAGCCTACGAGTTTGCCCGGATGGGAGCCCACCTGATCATCACCGCTCGGAGGGAGAAGCAGCTCAAGGAG GTGGCAAAGAAGTGCTTGGAACTGGGGGCGAGTTCTGCCAGGTATGTTGTGGCTGACATGAACAACTTGAGTTCAGCCCAGGAAGTCATTGAAGAAGCTGGAAGCAAACTAG gaGGCCTTGACTACCTAGTTTTGAACCACGTTGGAGGACTTGACTCATTTGGTCCATTTCAGGGAGATATGACAGAAGTGACCAGCTCCATGACTGTCAACTTTTTGAGCTACGTCCAGCTGACTGCTTCAGCCATGACTATGCTGAAGGAGTCTCAGGGCAGTATCATTGTCATCTCCTCCATGAGTG GTCGCATTGGAGACCCATTTGCCCTCTCGTACAGTGCAGCTAAGTTTGCTCTGGAAGGATTCTACAGCTCACTACGCAGGGAGCTGAACCTTCAGCAGATCAATCTCTCAGTCACAATTGCTGTGCTGGGATATATTGACACAG AAAATGCTGTGAATGCTTTTGCTGACAAAATAACGATGACAGCGAATCCCAAGGAGGAGTGTGCCCAGGAAGTGGTGCGGGCTGGTGTGCTACGACACCGGGAGGTTGTCTATCCTTACTGGAGCCTCCagcctttgctgctgctgagagACTGGATGCCAGGCCTGGTAGAAAAGCTGCTGGACCAATTCTATATTCTGGAGAATATCATCTAA